The following proteins are encoded in a genomic region of Apodemus sylvaticus chromosome 21, mApoSyl1.1, whole genome shotgun sequence:
- the LOC127672129 gene encoding methyl-CpG-binding domain protein 3-like 2B, with protein sequence MTATQDLSASLRSFRTNSTVLERPSGNSVSSQPVIGRHTRSMIPNKLQKRRQIQVAPKKTKSKHKDSLTSILSRRMTSCIFQQPVTIITSHPENKTRYRREEAQLKKPTQLCALKRLQNYQVGDSKGGLSCPMKFTIPIERIALGMQNEANNHSGIEDLLTPGEATSVQPPCLEKTEQVALQLSPSFSSQGVTMPLPLHLSPSYCIQVTKADILRQTWKVKKARQRLAEALKADRLARQAENMREQRRVENTR encoded by the coding sequence CAACTCAAGACTTGTCTGCATCTCTGCGGTCCTTTAGGACAAACTCTACAGTCTTGGAGAGGCCTTCAGGAAACTCAGTTTCAAGCCAGCCCGTGATAGGAAGACACACAAGAAGTATGATACCCAACAAAttacaaaagagaagacagatcCAGGTTGCCCCAAAGAAGACAAAGTCCAAACACAAAGATAGTCTTACGTCCATACTTTCTCGGAGGATGACTAGTTGCATCTTTCAACAACCTGTGACCATAATAACTTCACACCCTGAGAATAAAACCAGGTACAGGAGAGAGGAAGCTCAGCTGAAGAAACCCACACAGCTCTGTGCATTGAAGAGATTGCAGAACTATCAAGTTGGAGACAGTAAAGGAGGCCTATCATGTCCAATGAAGTTTACCATCCCCATAGAAAGAATTGCACTGGGAATGCAGAATGAAGCCAACAACCACAGTGGTATTGAGGATCTGCTCACTCCTGGAGAAGCCACCTCTGTCCAACCCCCATGCTTGGAAAAGACTGAGCAAGTGGCTCTTCAGTTGTCACCTTCTTTCTCCAGTCAAGGGGTAACAATGCCACTGCCCCTTCATCTGTCACCATCTTACTGCATTCAAGTAACTAAGGCAGACATCCTGAGACAGACCTGGAAGGTAAAGAAAGccaggcagagactggcagaagCCTTGAAGGCAGACAGGCTTGCCAGGCAGGCAGAGAACATGAGGGAGCAAAGAAGAGTGGAAAACACGCGTTGA